Proteins encoded by one window of Microplitis demolitor isolate Queensland-Clemson2020A chromosome 6, iyMicDemo2.1a, whole genome shotgun sequence:
- the LOC128667972 gene encoding uncharacterized protein LOC128667972: MAMLRKTTHQRQSMKRNYVYESNMSAMITSENVPIKNLLISGNGVTKEMSNSISQPVSNELYANPESLGYSTNKMYSMSDSYMTLNLIEAQSTTLTRNKNGDERITDNLINKRAAVNSETKVTNTGLDSFSSVELAPGVTVKGYCTEF; the protein is encoded by the coding sequence GCAATGTTAAGGAAAACTACACATCAGCGACAATCGATGAAACGAAATTACGTCTACGAGAGTAATATGTCAGCCATGATAACATCAGAGAATGTACCAATTAAGAACCTACTGATAAGCGGCAATGGAGTCACTAAAGAAATGAGTAATAGTATAAGTCAACCTGTCAGCAATGAACTTTATGCAAATCCAGAATCATTAGGATACAGtacaaataaaatgtattcCATGTCAGACAGCTATATGACACTTAATCTAATAGAGGCTCAATCGACAACACTAACTCGAAATAAGAATGGAGATGAACGAATAAcagataatttaatcaataaaagaGCTGCTGTTAATAGTGAAACAAAAGTCACTAATACAGGGCTGGACAGTTTCTCTTCGGTTGAACTAGCTCCAGGTGTAACTGTAAAAGGCTACTGTAccgaattttaa